Within the Candidatus Methylomirabilota bacterium genome, the region AAAAGTCCTCAACGAGAAACTGGGAGCACAGCTTGGAGAGGTCGAACGGCTGAATCGCCGACTTCAGGCCATCAACAAGGAGCTGGAAACCTTTTCCTACTCCGTCTCCCACGACCTCAAGGCCCCCCTTCGCGGGATGGATGGTTTCGCGTGCGCCCTGCAGGAGGAGTACGCCGACCGGCTCGATGACGCGGGCCGTCACTACCTCGACATGATCTGTGGCTCTGCCCGGCGGATGGGGATCCTGATCGACGATCTCCTCAAATACTCCCGGTTGGAACGGCGGCCGATGCACTGGGAGTCGGTCGACCTGCAGCGGCTGATTCAGGATCTGATCGCGGAGCGTCAGGTCGAGATCGACAGGCGGGGCATCCGGATCGATCTCAACCTGCCATTCCACCAGATCGCCTGCGAGCGGGAGGGTTTCCAGCAGGTCCTGGCCAATCTGCTGGACAACGCCCTGAAGTTTACCCGTACGACGGCTCAGCCCGCCATCACGATCCGGGCCGAGGAGGGCGAGGCCGAGCGGGTGCTACAGGTGGCCGATAACGGCATCGGCTTTGACCCCAACTACCAGGAAAAGATCTTTGGCATCTTTCAACGCCTGCATGCCCAGGATGAGTACGAGGGGACAGGAATCGGCCTGGCCATTGTGAAGAAGGTGGCGGAGCGTCACGGCGGCCGGGCCTGGGCCGAGAGCGAGCCGGGTAAAGGGGCGACGTTCTACTTTGCAATTCCCAAGCAAGAGGGAGGGCTAGGGGTATGAACGAACGATTACTGACGATCCTGCTGGTGGAGGACAATCCGGTCGATCTGGAACTGACCCTTCGAGCCCTTCGGAAGCACAATGTCTCCAACCCGATTGCGGTAGCGCGTAATGGTGAGGAGGCCCTGGACTATCTTTATAAACGGGGCCGGTTTGCCGCCGATGCCCCCATCCCTGGGCTCATCCTCCTGGACATTCGTCTGCCTAAAGTGGACGGAATTGAGGTCCTCCGGGAGATCAAGGCGCACCCCGTCTACCGCACGGTCCCTGTCGTGATGTTGACGACATCGCAGCAGGAGGTGGACATCCGGACGAGCTACGAGCTGGGCGCCAACTCCTACATCGCCAAGCCGGTCGATTTCGATAAATTCCTGGAGGTCATCGGTCGCATTGATCTGTACTGGCTGCTGACCAACATTGCGCCGCCTGCGGCTCAGGCAACTCCGAAGGACCGTAGGCCGAGTGGGGAGGGTCCTGGTGGATAGCATTCGAATCCTCTATATTGAGGACGACCCGGCGGATCGCGAGTTGACGCTTCGCCACTTGCGTCAGTATGCCCCGGAGATGGAGGTCCAGGTTGTCGGCACCGGCCGGGAGGCGCGAGAGGTTATGGCGAGTCAGCGGTTTGACCTGGTCCTGTTAGACTACCGTCTCCCCGATGTGGATGGCCTTCAGCTCTTGCGGGAGTTCCTGGCCGATGCCCCGAATGTTCCGGTGGTCATGGTGACAGGCAGCGGGGATCATGAGGTGGCGGTCGCAGCGCTGAAACTGGGGGCGAGCGATTACGTGGTCAAGAAGCCCGGCTACCTGGACCGCCTGCCGGCCGCGATCCGGGAGGCATTAGGCCGATTCCAACAGGAGCGGAGTCGCCGGGCCTGTAACCTTCGGATCTTATACGCTGAGCACGAGTCCGCAGACTTGGACCTCACCCTGCGCCGCTTGGCGGCCGATGCCGTCCACCTGACGGTCGAGACGGCCACCACTGGGTCGGATACCCTCCGTACGCTCGAGTCCGGCAGATACGATCTTCTCCTGCTTGACTACCGGATGCCAGGAATGAATGGCCTGGAGATTCTTCAGGCAATGCGGGAGAAGGGGATTCGCCTGCCGGTGGTGATGATCACCGGCCACAGAGACGAGGAGACCGCCGTTCAGGCCATGAAGCTCGGGGCAATGGACTATATTGTCAAGCGGGAAGGGTATCTTACCCAGCTTACCTCCAGCATCGACAGAGCCCTTGCTCAGTGGGCCCTTCGCGAGGAGAAGGAGGCCCTCCTCGTCGTGAGGGATATCGCCAGGGCGATCGCCCTGACCCTTGATCTGAAAGACATGTTGCAGCTAGTGGCCTGCGCCGCGTGTAGCCTCCTGAGGGTGGATCGGTCCCTGCTCTGTCTCCTCAGCGAGGATGGCGCCGAGCTGGTCCCCGCCGCCTGGCACGGCTGGTCGGCCGAGGCGGCCACCCACCTCCGCTTTCGTGTGGGTCAGGCTATTCCGGGTCAAGCGGCTGCCCTGCGCCGGACGGTCAGTGGGTTGGATAGTCTACCGGAGGCTCTCGCTCGTGAGGGGGGAACCACGCGTGAAGGGATGACAGTGGTGTCAAGGTTGAGCGTGCCGCTTGTGGCCCATGACCGGTTGCTGGGCGTCCTGAGCGGCGCGGCTACAGGGCCGCCGCGCACCTTCCGCCCCTTGGATGAGACGCTTCTCGGCGACCTCGCCGCGTTCAGCGCCGTGTGGATCGAGAACGCTCGCCTGTATGAGAACGTTCGGCAGGCGGCCCGCCAGTTGGAGGCGAAGGTCGAGGAACGGACGAGGGATCTCGCATTGGCCAACCAACGGCTCGAGGTGGCCTCCCGCCACAAGTCGGAGTTTCTGGCCAACATGTCGCATGAATTCCGGACGCCGTTGAATTCCATTATCGGCTTTTCCGAGATCCTCAGGGACCCGGAGTTTGGCCCCTTGACGGAGAAACAAGCGCGGTTTGCGCAGAATATTCTGTCGAGCGGGCAGCACCTGCTGGTGTTGGTCAATGACCTCCTGGATCTCTCGAAGGTGGAAGCAGGTAAGATCGAGTTACGAGCCGAGATCTTCGAGTTCCGCGAGGCCGTACAGGCCGCTGTGACGGAAATCCAGTCCCGGGCCGACCGAAAACAGCTTTACATTGAGCTGCGTGTCGATGAGGCGCCGCCGACCCTCACCGCCGATCCCGTCCGCTTCAAGCAGATCCTGTTGAATCTCCTCTCCAATGCTGTGAAGTTTACGCCCGATGGGGGACGGATCACGGTCACCGCGCGCCGGGTGTCGAGCGTGGAGCGTGGAGCGTTAGGCGTTGGTTCCCATCTCTCCGGAGATTTCGTAGAAATCGCCGTCGCCGATACCGGGATCGGGATCAAACCGGACGACCTGCCCAGCCTCTTCCAGGAGTTCACCCGCCTCGACACGGCGATCGCCCATCGCGCCGAGGGGACCGGGCTTGGCCTCGCGCTGACGAAAAAACTCGTCGAGCTGCACGGCGGGGCCATCACTGCCACCTCGCCCGGCGAAGGGCAGGGCAGCACCTTCACCGTCCGGCTTCCTCTCACCCCCTTCTGAAGAGCCTGGACCTGGCGACTTGAAGACGGCACGGCATACAAGACAACCCTGATCCCGGGGAACTACGCAGAGGGGTTGATTCTTGATCTCTTGACGGCAGCCGGGTATGATGGCTCGAAGACGAAAGCTTCCACTGATCTTTTACGGGAGTGAGATACGGATATGCAAATCGCTCAGATGTTCTCCAAGTCGCCACGGCTGCTTATCGTAGATGACAATGAACAGAACATCGAGCTACTGACGGCCCTGATGCAGGTCGAGGGGTACGAGGTCGTAGCGGCCGCCGACGGTCTGGAGGCCCTGGCCCAGGTAGCCGACTCGCCTCCGGATCTGATTCTGCTGGATATCATGATGCCGAAGTTGGATGGCTACTCGGTCTGCCGGCGTCTGAAAGAGGAGGCATCAACCCGCTTAGTGCCTGTCGTGTTGCTTACGGCTCTCGGAGAGGAAGCCGCTCGGATCCAAGGGATCGAGGCGGGGGCCGACGACTTCATTACGAAGCCATTCAGCCGGACGGAACTGAGGGCCCGCGTCCGCTCGCTGCTCAGGCTCAAGACCTATACCGACGAGCTGGAGCACGCCGAGACCATGTTGCTGGCGCTGGGCCGAACGGTGGAGGCGAAAGATCCGTACACCCGGGGCCACTGCGAGTGTCTGGCGGCCTATTCGGTCGCTCTGGGGAAGAGGCTGGGCCTGCCGGCGGAGGATCTGACCGCGCTGGATCGAGGGGGGACCCTGCACGACCTGGGGAAGATCGGAATCCCGGATGCGATTCTCCTGAAACCGACGGCTCTCAGCGAGGCGGAGTGGACGATCATGCGCGAGCATCCGCTGATCGGCGAGCGGATCTGTCTGTCGCTCAAGTCGCTGCAGAGGGTTCTACCGATCATCCGCCATCATCATGAACGATGGGATGGGAGCGGCTACCCGGACGGCCTCGCGGGCGAGGCGATCCCCGTCACAGCGCGTATCTTGCAAGTCGTCGATATCTACGACGCGCTGACGACCGCACGACCATACAAGCCTGCCCTGACGACTCAAAGAGCGTGCGATATTCTCCGGGATGAGACGGCGCGCGGCTGGCGCGATCCTGACGTAGTATGTGCGTTCATCGAGCTGGTCGAGCGCGGCGCGCTGCCCGCAATCGCACGAAATGGATCGTAGATCCGGTATCCGCATCTGAATTGCCATGTTGCGCATCAAGAACTGGAGCATCCGCACTCGGGTGCTCCTGGCCTTTGTCGGAGTACTGGTCCCCTTTTTGGGATTCACCGGAATTACGGCGCTTCATTTCGGCACCCTCATGCGCTCACACATGCTGGTTCAGGAGCAGGCAACCGTCCGTCTGAAACGGGCGTCCGATATGATGGCAGCCATCGATCAACTGATGCTGGCAACGGTAGACTTTGCAGCCAGTAAAGATCAGCGGGAGCGGCAGCGGATCAGCGCGCACCTAACGCATCTTGAAGAGGCCTTCAGCACGCTGAACAACGCTCCATTTCAGGTGCCTGAGGAACGACAACTGGTCGATACACTGGGAGGTCTGGTGCCCCGCATGGAAGCGCTCGGTCGGGAGATAGTGACTGGTATGCCATCCCAGCCACATCGTGATGTGCCCGCCATGGTGAGCGCGCTGGATCGTTTACATGATCAAGCAGATGCGACGCTGCATCATCTCATGGATATCCATACGCAGGAAGTCGATGAAGCGATCCGAGACGTCTCCGAGATGGGCCATCAGGTGATATTCATCACATTCGTCACACTCATCGTAAGTGGGTTGGGGGTCATAGCCATCAGTATCCCGTTGGCTCACTGGCTGAACCGGCCCATCCGAGCCATCGCGCAAGGGAGTCGTCGGCTGGCTGAGGGCGATCTCTCCCAGCGTGTGGAGGTGAGCAGTGGAGGGGAGCTTGGGAAGGCGGCACAGGCCTTTAACGCGATGGCTGAACGGTTGGAACAGTCAGCCGTCGAGAACGCCAGGCTCTACGATGCTGCGCGTCAACGCGCCAAACGGATCGCGGCTGTCAATCGACTGACCAAGATCATCAGCGCCTCCCTCGATATCGGCGCAGTCTATGAGACCTTCGCTGAGGAGTTGAAACGGTTTATCCCCTACACTCGGATGGGGATTGTGCTTTCCGAGGACTCAGGCACACGACTCAAGCTCTTTCAACTTGCGGGCGATCGATTGAGTGAGGCGCCGATCGGGATGGTGTGGTCGAATGTGGGAGGGACCGGTGTCGAGTGGGTGATGTTCCACGGGCGCCCTCATTTTGAGCAGGATCTTGCGACGGCTCGGCGGTTTATCGAAGATGAGGCCCTGCTGAAAGAAGGGATTCGCTCTACCGTTCGCCTCCCGTTGATCGTGCAAGGGCAGGTCGTCGGCGTCCTCTTTCTGGACGATGTCGCGCCCGGCCGCTACACCGAGCGCGATCTTGAACTGCTCGTTCCGCTCGGGGAGCAGTTGGCCATCGCCATTGAAAATACCGGGCTGCATAGCGAAATGGAACGGAGAGTAGAGGAGCGAACCATGGCGCTCAAGCAGACGCAGGCTCAGCTCATCCAGTCGGGGAAGTTGGCCGCCGTAGGGACGCTGGCGGCCGGGGTGGCCCACGAGTTGAACCAGCCTCTGATGGTCATTCGGGGTTATGCCCAGGAACTGCTCTGGGACAAGCGGATCGGGGACGAGGAGATGCGTGACGATCTGCAGCGGATCGAAGCACAGACGACCAGAATGACGGCCATCATTAACCATCTCCGCGACTTCTCACGCGAGTCGAAGGGGAGACGAGAAGTCACAGACCTGAACCAGGTCGTGAAGGACTCGCTGACCTTCCTCGGTCAGCAACTCAGGACTAAAAACATCGCCGTTGTCCAGGAGCTTCACCCCGCGCTTCCACCGGTCCGGGCCGATCCGCTGCAGATCGAACAGGTGCTCCTGAATCTGATTACAAACGCTCGGGACGCCATAGAGGGAGCGGAGCTTGGGACCATCACTGTTCGCACCGAGCTCGCATCCGACAGCCGGATCGCCCTGAGCGTCACCGATAGCGGCCCCGGCATCCCGGAAGACATCGGACCCAGGATCTTTGACCCCTTTTTCACGACGAAAGAGGTCGGCAAAGGGACCGGCTTGGGACTGAGCATCTGTCATGGGATCATCGAGGAGCATGGGGGAGAGTTGACGATGGAGAGTCCGGTGGCTGATGGAAAGGGCGCGCGATTTACGATTATCTTGCCACACGCCCTCCGGGATGATAGTAAGGGTAATCGGACATGATGAACGCGCGCATTCTGCTGGTCGATGACGAGCCGGAGATCCGCAGACTGCTGTCGCGTCACCTCCGGCGGCTGGGATATACTGTGCGGGAAGCCGAGGATGGCGAGGCGGCGGCGGCATTGGTGAAGGAGGAGATTCCGAATGTCGTCATCACCGACATGGCCATGCCTCGCCTGGGCGGGCTGGGGCTGCTTGAGAAGCTTCGGAGCGTGGACCCCGATCTCCCCGTCATCGTGCTCACCGGGCACGGGTCGTTCGACAACGCCATCGCGGCGATGCGACGGGGGACGGTCTTTGATTATCTGCTCAAGCCGCTCTCCGATCTCACCCTGCTGGAGGTAGCCGTTGCTCGGGCCGTGGAGATCGGGAAGCTGCGCGCCAGGGCCCGCGAGGCGGATCAAGTCGCTGCCATCCGGGAGTTGGCGGTGACCGCAAGCGATAAGATTCTGAATCCTCTGAATATCATCAATCTGAGCGTGGAGCGGCTCATCCTCGAAGGGGTCTCATCGGAAGCCAAGGCCAAAGCCGTAGCGAACATTGAGGTGGCTGTCGAGACGATCACCAGGATCGTCCGGCAGATGCGCACGGTGGTACGGTACACGCCTCGCGAAGTCGTTCCCGGTCTCCGGGAGATCGACCTCGATCAAGCCACTGGAGACAAATGAGAAAGCAGCTTGGCCAAATTCTGGTCGACGCGAAAGTCATTGAGCTGGAACAGCTCGAACAGATTCTGAAGCTACAGGCTCAGATTCGGCTGCCGCTGGGGCAACTGCTGATGAGCCAGGGGTTGGCCACAGAAGAGCAGATCGCGACGGCGCTGGCGGCGCAGCTCACGATCCCGTACGTCCGTCTGGCGTCGGCTATCGTCGAGCCGAAGGCTCTTGATGTGGTTCCTCGTGCCATGGCCGAAAAGTATACGATCTGTCCCCTCTCCCTGGAAGAGAAGGCGCTGCTCCTGGTGATGGCCGATCCGCTGAATCTGGAGGCCATCAAGGATGTAGAGTTCCGCGCGTCTCTTCGGATCCGGCTTGCCATCTCGACACCGACGGAGATCAAAGACGCTATCGCCCGCTGTTATGCCTTTGAGGAGTCCTTGGGCCCCATGGTCCGCAACATCGAGAACGGGGCGGAGGTCAAACTGCTGCCATCGACCGAGTTATCGGAGACTGATGGGGTGTTGGACCTGAAGAAAAGTGAGACTACGCCGGCCGTCAAGATGGTGAATCTTCTGATCAGTGAAGCGATCAAGGCGCGCGCCAGCGATATCCATATCGAACCCGGCGTCAGCGAGGTGACCGTCCGGAACCGGGTGGATGGTATCTTACGGGATACGCTTATCATGCCCAAGTGGATTCATGCCGGGGTGATCTCTCGGCTGAAGATCCTTGGCGGGCTTGACATTGCGGAGCGGCGCCTTCCCCAGGATGGCCGGATCAAGGTCAGATACGGTGAGCGTACATTGGACCTGCGGGTCTCCACCCTCCCGACCCATTGCGGGGAAAAGGCGGTCCTTCGATTACTCGATCCGGTCCGAGATCTGCTCAGTCTGGAGCACGTGGGGCTGGAACCGATGCAGCGCCAGCTCCTTGAAGCGGTCCTGGTGCAGCCCCAGGGAGCGGTTCTGGTGACCGGCCCCACCGGGAGCGGCAAGACCTCGACGCTATATGCGGCGCTCTCTCGCCTCAAGTCGCCTGGGATCAATATCGTGAGCATCGAGGACCCGATCGAGTTTCAGATCAAAGGGATCAACCAAGTCCAGGTAAATGAGCGGGCGGGGCTCAGCTTTGCCTCCACCCTCCGCTCCGTCCTGCGCCAGGACCCGGACGTCATCATGGTGGGGGAGATCCGGGACCACGAGACCGCAGAGATCGCCTTCCAGGCTTCACTGACCGGTCATCTGGTGTTCAGCACGCTGCACACGAACGACACCATCGCGGCGATCACGCGCCTGCTGGACTTAGGGATTGAGCCGTTCCTGGTCGCCTCTTCTGTCTCACTTATTATAGCCCAGCGGCTGATGCGGCGCCTCTGTCGTCACTGCCGCGAGGCGTATCAGCCCTCCGACGACATTGTGAGACGGCTGAGACTGACGGATGCCCCCGCTGCCGTGTTTCGGGGGAAAGGATGCCCTGCGTGCCAGGGGAGCGGCTTTCTCGGACGGGTTGGAGTGTACGAGTTCCTGCCCATCGATGCCGCCATGCGCGAGTTGATCGCCCAGCGCGCCTCCGAGGCGACCTTGCGGCGGGAGGCCAACGCCAGAGGATTTGTGAGCCTGATTGAGGCGGCGGTCGTCAAGATCCGCGCGGGACTTACCAGCCCGGACGAGGTCCTTCGGGCTATCCTGGGAGACGAAGGCGTCCAGAACCGCTGCGGAAACTGCGGCGAGAAGATTGAGGCTACCTTCACAAGCTGCCCTGCCTGCCGGGCGGTTCTGAAACCGAGGTGTCCATCGTGTCGTCAGGATCTACTGCCGGAGTGGAAAGCCTGCCCCTTCTGTTCGACGCCTGTTGTAAGCCCGATCGAACGAACGGAGACCGCCCTTGAGGTCGCGCCACCTCCTCCCGGGAGTAAGCCTGTTGTAAGCCCGATCGAACGACAGATGAAGATCCTCGTAGTAGACGATGAGGAGGACGTGAGGCGGATCGTGGCGATCGCGCTCCGGCAACTTCCTTTTCCGGCCGAGATCCTGACAGCCGGCAATGGTATGGAGGCGCTGGAAGTGGTAGAGGCCGAGCAGCCAAGTCTGGTGATTCTGGATCTCATGATGCCCAAGATGGACGGGTTTGAGGTCTGCCGTCGCCTCCGGGAACACGTCAAAACCGCCTTCATCCCGATC harbors:
- a CDS encoding GHKL domain-containing protein, with amino-acid sequence KVLNEKLGAQLGEVERLNRRLQAINKELETFSYSVSHDLKAPLRGMDGFACALQEEYADRLDDAGRHYLDMICGSARRMGILIDDLLKYSRLERRPMHWESVDLQRLIQDLIAERQVEIDRRGIRIDLNLPFHQIACEREGFQQVLANLLDNALKFTRTTAQPAITIRAEEGEAERVLQVADNGIGFDPNYQEKIFGIFQRLHAQDEYEGTGIGLAIVKKVAERHGGRAWAESEPGKGATFYFAIPKQEGGLGV
- a CDS encoding response regulator — encoded protein: MNERLLTILLVEDNPVDLELTLRALRKHNVSNPIAVARNGEEALDYLYKRGRFAADAPIPGLILLDIRLPKVDGIEVLREIKAHPVYRTVPVVMLTTSQQEVDIRTSYELGANSYIAKPVDFDKFLEVIGRIDLYWLLTNIAPPAAQATPKDRRPSGEGPGG
- a CDS encoding response regulator; amino-acid sequence: MDSIRILYIEDDPADRELTLRHLRQYAPEMEVQVVGTGREAREVMASQRFDLVLLDYRLPDVDGLQLLREFLADAPNVPVVMVTGSGDHEVAVAALKLGASDYVVKKPGYLDRLPAAIREALGRFQQERSRRACNLRILYAEHESADLDLTLRRLAADAVHLTVETATTGSDTLRTLESGRYDLLLLDYRMPGMNGLEILQAMREKGIRLPVVMITGHRDEETAVQAMKLGAMDYIVKREGYLTQLTSSIDRALAQWALREEKEALLVVRDIARAIALTLDLKDMLQLVACAACSLLRVDRSLLCLLSEDGAELVPAAWHGWSAEAATHLRFRVGQAIPGQAAALRRTVSGLDSLPEALAREGGTTREGMTVVSRLSVPLVAHDRLLGVLSGAATGPPRTFRPLDETLLGDLAAFSAVWIENARLYENVRQAARQLEAKVEERTRDLALANQRLEVASRHKSEFLANMSHEFRTPLNSIIGFSEILRDPEFGPLTEKQARFAQNILSSGQHLLVLVNDLLDLSKVEAGKIELRAEIFEFREAVQAAVTEIQSRADRKQLYIELRVDEAPPTLTADPVRFKQILLNLLSNAVKFTPDGGRITVTARRVSSVERGALGVGSHLSGDFVEIAVADTGIGIKPDDLPSLFQEFTRLDTAIAHRAEGTGLGLALTKKLVELHGGAITATSPGEGQGSTFTVRLPLTPF
- a CDS encoding response regulator, encoding MQIAQMFSKSPRLLIVDDNEQNIELLTALMQVEGYEVVAAADGLEALAQVADSPPDLILLDIMMPKLDGYSVCRRLKEEASTRLVPVVLLTALGEEAARIQGIEAGADDFITKPFSRTELRARVRSLLRLKTYTDELEHAETMLLALGRTVEAKDPYTRGHCECLAAYSVALGKRLGLPAEDLTALDRGGTLHDLGKIGIPDAILLKPTALSEAEWTIMREHPLIGERICLSLKSLQRVLPIIRHHHERWDGSGYPDGLAGEAIPVTARILQVVDIYDALTTARPYKPALTTQRACDILRDETARGWRDPDVVCAFIELVERGALPAIARNGS
- a CDS encoding GAF domain-containing protein, yielding MLRIKNWSIRTRVLLAFVGVLVPFLGFTGITALHFGTLMRSHMLVQEQATVRLKRASDMMAAIDQLMLATVDFAASKDQRERQRISAHLTHLEEAFSTLNNAPFQVPEERQLVDTLGGLVPRMEALGREIVTGMPSQPHRDVPAMVSALDRLHDQADATLHHLMDIHTQEVDEAIRDVSEMGHQVIFITFVTLIVSGLGVIAISIPLAHWLNRPIRAIAQGSRRLAEGDLSQRVEVSSGGELGKAAQAFNAMAERLEQSAVENARLYDAARQRAKRIAAVNRLTKIISASLDIGAVYETFAEELKRFIPYTRMGIVLSEDSGTRLKLFQLAGDRLSEAPIGMVWSNVGGTGVEWVMFHGRPHFEQDLATARRFIEDEALLKEGIRSTVRLPLIVQGQVVGVLFLDDVAPGRYTERDLELLVPLGEQLAIAIENTGLHSEMERRVEERTMALKQTQAQLIQSGKLAAVGTLAAGVAHELNQPLMVIRGYAQELLWDKRIGDEEMRDDLQRIEAQTTRMTAIINHLRDFSRESKGRREVTDLNQVVKDSLTFLGQQLRTKNIAVVQELHPALPPVRADPLQIEQVLLNLITNARDAIEGAELGTITVRTELASDSRIALSVTDSGPGIPEDIGPRIFDPFFTTKEVGKGTGLGLSICHGIIEEHGGELTMESPVADGKGARFTIILPHALRDDSKGNRT
- a CDS encoding response regulator, whose product is MMNARILLVDDEPEIRRLLSRHLRRLGYTVREAEDGEAAAALVKEEIPNVVITDMAMPRLGGLGLLEKLRSVDPDLPVIVLTGHGSFDNAIAAMRRGTVFDYLLKPLSDLTLLEVAVARAVEIGKLRARAREADQVAAIRELAVTASDKILNPLNIINLSVERLILEGVSSEAKAKAVANIEVAVETITRIVRQMRTVVRYTPREVVPGLREIDLDQATGDK
- the tadA gene encoding Flp pilus assembly complex ATPase component TadA, whose translation is MRKQLGQILVDAKVIELEQLEQILKLQAQIRLPLGQLLMSQGLATEEQIATALAAQLTIPYVRLASAIVEPKALDVVPRAMAEKYTICPLSLEEKALLLVMADPLNLEAIKDVEFRASLRIRLAISTPTEIKDAIARCYAFEESLGPMVRNIENGAEVKLLPSTELSETDGVLDLKKSETTPAVKMVNLLISEAIKARASDIHIEPGVSEVTVRNRVDGILRDTLIMPKWIHAGVISRLKILGGLDIAERRLPQDGRIKVRYGERTLDLRVSTLPTHCGEKAVLRLLDPVRDLLSLEHVGLEPMQRQLLEAVLVQPQGAVLVTGPTGSGKTSTLYAALSRLKSPGINIVSIEDPIEFQIKGINQVQVNERAGLSFASTLRSVLRQDPDVIMVGEIRDHETAEIAFQASLTGHLVFSTLHTNDTIAAITRLLDLGIEPFLVASSVSLIIAQRLMRRLCRHCREAYQPSDDIVRRLRLTDAPAAVFRGKGCPACQGSGFLGRVGVYEFLPIDAAMRELIAQRASEATLRREANARGFVSLIEAAVVKIRAGLTSPDEVLRAILGDEGVQNRCGNCGEKIEATFTSCPACRAVLKPRCPSCRQDLLPEWKACPFCSTPVVSPIERTETALEVAPPPPGSKPVVSPIERQMKILVVDDEEDVRRIVAIALRQLPFPAEILTAGNGMEALEVVEAEQPSLVILDLMMPKMDGFEVCRRLREHVKTAFIPILMLTARGESETRTKAFLIGTDDYLMKPFEINELNARVGRLVRRTYGV